One genomic region from Salvia hispanica cultivar TCC Black 2014 chromosome 2, UniMelb_Shisp_WGS_1.0, whole genome shotgun sequence encodes:
- the LOC125206706 gene encoding uncharacterized protein LOC125206706 gives MASSRAGGSGGGASDNDGYSDDELDFAVPEAIDRLLRQRQRRQQAAAAVPRPIHRRRHVPRDHIAAHIRLYEDYFAPQPRFGDALFRQRFRMHRPLFMHIVGALERRYEFFGIREDAAGKPGHTPIQKCMAAIMQLAYGGPTDMFDEYLHIGESSAVECLLEFCAGVRAIFGD, from the coding sequence ATGGCGAGTAGTCGTGCGGGTGGTAGTGGCGGAGGCGCTAGTGATAATGACGGTTATAGTGATGATGAATTGGATTTCGCTGTGCCAGAGGCGATTGATCGATTGCTCCGGCAGAGGCAGCGGCGGCagcaggcggcggcggcggtacCTCGGCCGATCCATCGCCGACGGCATGTACCCCGGGACCACATTGCTGCACATATTCGGTTGTATGAGGACTACTTTGCTCCGCAGCCGCGTTTTGGGGATGCCTTATTCCGCCAacgttttaggatgcatcgtcctctgtttatgcatatcgtTGGTGCATTAGAGAGAAGGTACGAGTTTTTCGGGATTAGGGAGGATGCGGCTGGCAAACCCGGACACACGCCAATACAGAAGTGTATGGCCGCAATCATGCAACTGGCGTACGGAGGCCCGaccgacatgttcgacgagtacctccacattggGGAGTCTTCAGCCGTCGAGTGTCTGTTGGAGTTTTGCGCGGGCGTTAGAGCGATATTCGGGGATTAG